The following are encoded together in the Populus trichocarpa isolate Nisqually-1 chromosome 5, P.trichocarpa_v4.1, whole genome shotgun sequence genome:
- the LOC18099255 gene encoding mannan endo-1,4-beta-mannosidase 7 → MTYLALALLLVVLIHQGCFHFHVEAGDGFIRTRGVHFLLNGSPYYANGFNAYWLMYTASDPSQRPKVSAAFREAASHGLTVARTWAFSDGGYRPLQYSPGSYNEQMFKGLDFVVAEARSYGIKLILSFANNYDSFGGKKQYVNWARSRGQYLSSDDDFFRHPVVKGYYKNHIKTVLYRYNSFTGIRFKDDPTIMAWELMNEPRCTSDPSGRTIQAWIAEMASFVKSIDRNHLLEAGLEGFYGPSTPQRNSLNLGLKIGTDFIANNRIPEIDFATVHAYPDQWLSSSNDQNQLSFLNNWLDTHIQDAQNSLRKPILIAEFGKSWKYPGFSTYQRDLLFNTVYYKIYSSAKRGGAAAGGLFWQLLTEGMDNFHDGYEIMLGQPSSTANVIAQQAHKLYQIRKIFLRMRNVERWKRARAARARRVHWRGGNGGKRIGN, encoded by the exons ATGACTTATTTGGCTTTGGCTCTTTTACTAGTCGTCTTGATCCATCAAGGATGTTTTCATTTCCATGTTGAAGCAGGAGATGGTTTCATTAGAACTAGAGGAGTGCATTTCTTGTTGAATGGTAGCCCTTACTATGCAAATGGCTTCAATGCTTACTGGTTGATGTACACAGCTTCTGATCCATCTCAGAGACCAAAAGTTTCAGCTGCATTTCGTGAAGCAGCTAGCCATGGTCTCACTGTGGCCAGAACTTGGGCTTTTAGTGATGGTGGTTACAGACCTCTACAGTACTCCCCTGGATCGTACAATGAACAAATGTTTAAG GGGCTGGATTTTGTTGTAGCCGAGGCTAGAAGTTATGGGATCAAGCTCATTCTGAGCTTTGCTAACAACTATGATAGCTTTGGAGGGAAGAAGCAGTACGTAAACTGGGCAAGAAGTCGAGGGCAGTATCTGTCATCTGACGATGATTTCTTCAGGCACCCCGTTGTCAAGGGTTACTACAAGAACCATATAAAG ACTGTTCTTTATAGATACAATAGCTTTACTGGAATTCGTTTCAAAGATGATCCAACAATCATGGCATGGGAGCTTATGAATGAGCCTAGATGCACATCAGATCCTTCTGGAAGGACTATTCAG GCTTGGATAGCAGAAATGGCTTCCTTTGTGAAGTCAATTGACAGAAATCACTTGCTGGAAGCTGGGTTAGAAGGATTTTACGGACCTTCAACACCACAGAGGAACAGTCTCAATCTTGGTTTGAAGATAGGAACAGACTTCATAGCAAATAACCGCATACCTGAAATTGATTTTGCAACAGTCCATGCATATCCTGATCAATG GTTATCCAGCTCTAATGATCAAAACCAGCTTTCTTTCTTGAACAATTGGCTGGATACCCACATACAAGATGCACAAAACAGTCTTCGAAAACCAATTCTTATTGCAGAATTTGGAAAATCTTGGAAATACCCTGGTTTCAGCACATACCAGAGAGACCTATTGTTCAATACCGTGTACTACAAGATATACTCATCGGCTAAAAGAGGAGGTGCTGCTGCTGGAGGCCTGTTTTGGCAACTTTTAACTGAAGGAATGGACAATTTCCACGATGGTTATGAGATAATGTTGGGGCAACCTTCCTCAACTGCAAATGTGATAGCTCAACAGGCACACAAGCTTTATCAAATTCGAAAGATTTTTTTGAGGATGAGAAACGTGGAGAGGTGGAAGAGGGCAAGAGCCGCTAGGGCTAGGAGGGTTCATTGGCGGGGTGGAAATGGAGGCAAGCGAATAGGAAACTAA